The genomic window ACAGCAAATACCTGATAATAATATTGCCTTAGCCCAAGAGAAAGGTGCTCATTACTTTCAAAATATATTAAAACGTATTGCTAAATTACACCGATAATTTAGGTGAAAATTTATGCTATTTTCCAATAGCAAATCAACTTGCTATAATGTTGAAAAATTTAGACAAAGGTAGTCATTTTCGTGGATGAAAAAAAAGTAGTACAAATCGGTGGTAGCATAGAAAAGTCTTTGCAGGGTGAATATACTATTGACGTTTCTTCGGTATTAAAAGAGGCGTGGCAATTAACACTTCGCTCGCGAATCGCTATTAATTTAGGATTACTTTTTACGCTTATTTTAGGGATTGTTGTTTCATTTTTGATCAGTAATACCATGGGTGGTATTGAACAAGTAATTAAAGACCCACAATCAACAACATTATTAAATATTGTTGTCACTATGGTCATCTATCCTTTTTTAGTTGGTGTCGAGATGATGGGCGTTTTTCATGCCGTTGGCTTAAAAACCAATAGTAAATTAATTTTTGCTTTCTTAAAACGAGGTAGTTGGGTTGCTGTTTGTGCGCTGTTAACGTCAGTATTAATAACTTTAGGTATGAGTTTATTTGTTTTTCCAGGTATTTATTTAGCGGTCGCTTTGTCGTTAGTACTGCCGCTTGTTGTAGACAAAAAGTTATCACCGATAAAAGCTATCACCTTGAGTTTACAAGTTACACGTTTTCAGTGGTTTAAGTTACTCGCTATTTACAGCTTACTCTTTTTAACTTTATTTTTATCTTTAATCCCCTTAGCCATTCTTGCTAAAACACAATTTTCAGTTATTGGTGTTATGCTTTTCTTAGTCGCATTAACATTTATAGCGCCGCTGTTTTATAATGTTAAAGGTATTTTATACCGAGAAATTTTTGGCATGCAGTTACAAGCCAGTGATGCACCCGCTCAGCAAACGAGTGATACATTTTCAGCGTAAAGCTCTGTGCAAACCTTATTGTTAACAAAAAGGCTATTATGATTATTCAATATTTGATGAGAACTGTGTTAATAAGTGTATTTTTTCTCGCGCTTATTGCGCCCTTCACTTTTTTAGCGCCAACATTTGTTCTTCCCACGCCGGAAGTAAAAAACGTTGTTATCGCTCCTGTGGTCAAGGCAAAAGTAAAAGTGGTTGAGCAACCGCTTCATAACGTTAAGATCCCGAACTTTGCTTCTATAAGCGATGTTAAAACAAAAAAACGTCAGTTTTTCCGTTATATTTATCCAGCAATAGCGCAAGAGAATAGCAATATTCTTATGTTAAGGGCAGAAGTCTCCTTGATGATAGAAACACTTTTCCTCGAGGAAAATCTTTTAACAGATCAACAAGCTTTACTTGAGCGATTAATTAAGAAATATAAAGTTAATCAAAAACACTCACCGCTACAGCAGCTTAATGAACTATTGTTGCGTATTGATATTGTACCTGCTGAATTAGTATTAGTGCAGGCAGCCAATGAATCAGCTTGGGGCACTTCTCGTTTTGCTCGAGTGGGTTTGAACTTTTTTGGTATGTGGTGCTATAAAAAAGGTTGTGGCATGGTGCCAAGAGGAAGAGATGACGGTGCTAAACATGAAGTAGCAGCATTTAATAGTTTAGAGCATGCGGTACAGCGTTATTTACACAATATTAATACCAATCATGCTTATGGTGTTTTTCGTTCAATTAGAGGGCAATTGCGCGCTCAAGAACAACCACTATCGCCACAAATATTAGCAACAGGATTGCTGCGTTATTCTATTAGAGGCACTGATTATGTCTTAGAAATAACAGAAATGATCCGCCATAATAAAGTGTATTTTGATAAAATATTGTCAAAGCCAAAGCCTAAGGTTATTTAGGCGCGGCTTATTCTATTACGCATTAGATAATGATGACGAGCGATAACATTAATACCTTTTGACTGGTGTTGTTATCGCTTAGATACTTGCTGTTAATTCAGGTAGATATTACTTTATTTCTATAATATTCAAACTGTTACTTAGTGACGTTTTGGCTATTGAATTCTCTTCAACATTGACGTTGTTTGTTAATTGAGCGGCAATAATAGGTTCATCATCAAAAGCGATATCGCCACCATTGATAATGCCTGAGTCAGCGTTAATCCCTTTAAAATCAAAAAGTTCACTGTCACACAAATGTGATGGAACCACATTGCGAATAGCAGTAAACATAGATTCAATTCGTCCAGGATGATTAACATTCCAGTCCTGTAGCATTTTCTTAATGTTTTGGCGTTGTAAATTAGGTTGAGAGCCACATAAATTACATGGAATAATTGGGAACGCTTTTAGTTGTGCATATTGGATGAGTTCTGCTTCTTTACAAAAAGCTAACGGTCGAATAACGACATGCTCACCATTATCAGAGACCAATTTTGCTGGCATCGATTTTAATTTACCGCCATAAAACATATTTAGCATCAGTGTTTCAACCATATCATCACGATGATGGCCTAGTGCAATTTTAGTTGCGCCTATTTCTGCAGCGACCTTATACAAAATAGCTCTGCGTAAACGAGAGCATAAACTGCAGGTGGTTTTCCCCTCAGGTATTTTATCTTTAACAATGGAGTAGGTATCTTCTTGCGCAATTTTATATTCAACACCTAAAGCTTCTAAGTATTGGGGAAGGATATGCTCAGGAAAACCGGGTTGTTTTTGATCAAGATTAACGGCAACAATATCAAAATGAATGGGCGCTGATTCTTTTAACAACATTAAAATAGCCAGTAGGGCGTAACTGTCTTTTCCACCCGATAAGCACACCATTATTTTATCGCCATCTTCTATCATATTATATTGCGCGATAGCTTGGCCAACATGTCGTCTTAAGCGCTTCTCAAGTTTACTCAGCTGTATTTTTTGGCTGGGTGTTAAAGATGTTATTGGTGTCGCTGATTGAGCGCTCATAGTGTTCCCTAGAGATATTTAAAATAAAAAATATGAATTTTACGGCGCGTAGTATAGCAAAAAGCCAAGAAAATCCTCGGCTTTTTAATGGATATTTACATATTTGAATATTAAGCTAGTGGAGAGAGGTAACCATCAGGTTTTATCGCTAAAACATCACAGTTAAGGCGGTCAATGACATGCTCTGCCGTATTACCAATAAGTGCCGCTGAAATCCCTGTTCGACCAATAGTGCCTAACACGACTAATTCAGCATCAATGTGCTTAGAAATACTTTGAATAACATCTTCAGGTAAACCTTCTTTAACATGGGTGTTTTTGAGCGGAATATTAAAGCTATTAGCATGGTCTTTCATCGCACTTTTGTGATGATTAAACATAGTGTCGTTATATTCAGAGGCGTTAAACTCTGGAATTTCAATGGCAATATTTACTGGCGTACCCGGATAAGAATTCACTAAATGGACATTGGCTTTAATCAGAGAAGAAAACACTATTGATTCTTGGGTTAACTTATTATTAAGCGCTTTGTGCTCATCATCATCGCTACCGATATTGAGTGCGGTAAGTAAATTACCATTGCTTGGCCAGCTATGGTCTTTCACCAGTAATACTGGGCAGGGACATTTCCTTAAGATATGCCAATCTGTTGGCGTAAAAATAACCGACTTTAGCTTGTCATGTTGATGGGTGCCTTTGATGACAATATCGAAGTTTTCAGTCAGTACTTTTTTGATGATCTTTTCAAATGGACGATTATGCCAAATAATACAGGTATCTATGGTTATGTCTTCGTGATCAGTTTCTGCAATCTTTTCGTCTAACCATAGTTTACGATCATTAATAACCGATTGACGCATTGCTTCTCGCTCTTCGCCAGAAAGCATGGTGGTCATTTCATAAGATAAATCATAAATAGTTAAAAATGCAGTGATCTGTCCGCCACTATGTCGTGCTAATTCAATCGCACGTTTCAATGCTTTTTGATTTTCAGTGGTTGGATCAATAACGGCTAATATTTTTTTATACTTATCCATAATATTTACTCCCTAGTTATTAAATAATATTAATAATAGACCATAATTAATAGATATTATTTGCTTTAAATCATAATATTTCAATAAAAAAAATGCTTAACATCTTTAATGTTAAGCATTTATCTATAATTATTTAAAAAAGCGATAAACTACAGCGAAGCACACTCGTTAAGTTTAACCATATCAAGTATTGTGATGAGCTTTCCATCTACTGTGATTAATTCATTTTTTTGGAAACGATTTAACAATCTACTGATGGTTTCAACCG from Colwellia sp. PAMC 20917 includes these protein-coding regions:
- a CDS encoding glucosaminidase domain-containing protein: MRTVLISVFFLALIAPFTFLAPTFVLPTPEVKNVVIAPVVKAKVKVVEQPLHNVKIPNFASISDVKTKKRQFFRYIYPAIAQENSNILMLRAEVSLMIETLFLEENLLTDQQALLERLIKKYKVNQKHSPLQQLNELLLRIDIVPAELVLVQAANESAWGTSRFARVGLNFFGMWCYKKGCGMVPRGRDDGAKHEVAAFNSLEHAVQRYLHNINTNHAYGVFRSIRGQLRAQEQPLSPQILATGLLRYSIRGTDYVLEITEMIRHNKVYFDKILSKPKPKVI
- the ttcA gene encoding tRNA 2-thiocytidine(32) synthetase TtcA encodes the protein MSAQSATPITSLTPSQKIQLSKLEKRLRRHVGQAIAQYNMIEDGDKIMVCLSGGKDSYALLAILMLLKESAPIHFDIVAVNLDQKQPGFPEHILPQYLEALGVEYKIAQEDTYSIVKDKIPEGKTTCSLCSRLRRAILYKVAAEIGATKIALGHHRDDMVETLMLNMFYGGKLKSMPAKLVSDNGEHVVIRPLAFCKEAELIQYAQLKAFPIIPCNLCGSQPNLQRQNIKKMLQDWNVNHPGRIESMFTAIRNVVPSHLCDSELFDFKGINADSGIINGGDIAFDDEPIIAAQLTNNVNVEENSIAKTSLSNSLNIIEIK
- the uspE gene encoding universal stress protein UspE — its product is MDKYKKILAVIDPTTENQKALKRAIELARHSGGQITAFLTIYDLSYEMTTMLSGEEREAMRQSVINDRKLWLDEKIAETDHEDITIDTCIIWHNRPFEKIIKKVLTENFDIVIKGTHQHDKLKSVIFTPTDWHILRKCPCPVLLVKDHSWPSNGNLLTALNIGSDDDEHKALNNKLTQESIVFSSLIKANVHLVNSYPGTPVNIAIEIPEFNASEYNDTMFNHHKSAMKDHANSFNIPLKNTHVKEGLPEDVIQSISKHIDAELVVLGTIGRTGISAALIGNTAEHVIDRLNCDVLAIKPDGYLSPLA